One Erysipelothrix amsterdamensis DNA window includes the following coding sequences:
- a CDS encoding cysteine desulfurase family protein, whose protein sequence is MQKAHDKPIYLDYSSTTPTRPEILKDALVIMEKYYENADSLHYGGQRVSDLVVQSRDALAKMLGVLPHEIFFTSGASESNSTAIKGIALANRHRGKHIITTCVEHSSVMGAVQQLKEEFGFEVDYLGVDTKGCISLDELKQKLRKDTILVSVMAVNNEVGSMTDVQEVARITKKYSSAYVHIDGVQALARHDFPMKQIDSVSYSAHKIYGLKGSGLLVKKANVNCLPLVNGGQQEGGLRGGTLDNVSAILWAKTLRLAVEDHKRSINDIIRMNKFLYDTFDGMENIHINSDINGSPYIFNMSVLNVGSEIMMNGLNAKGIYVSAQSTCNSKSLEPSHVLKAMGCDETCALTSVRISLSHLTTMEELEKVCETILEIKNYVQH, encoded by the coding sequence ATGCAAAAAGCGCACGATAAACCAATATATTTAGATTATTCAAGTACAACACCAACGCGTCCTGAAATTCTCAAGGATGCGTTGGTAATTATGGAAAAGTATTATGAAAACGCAGACTCGCTCCACTATGGTGGACAACGCGTATCAGACCTTGTAGTGCAATCTCGTGATGCATTAGCAAAAATGCTTGGAGTGCTTCCTCATGAGATTTTTTTCACGTCTGGAGCCAGTGAGTCAAACAGTACGGCGATCAAAGGAATTGCCCTTGCAAACCGTCATCGTGGTAAACATATCATTACAACATGTGTTGAACACAGCTCAGTAATGGGTGCGGTACAACAATTAAAAGAAGAATTTGGCTTTGAAGTAGATTATTTGGGTGTTGATACGAAAGGTTGTATTTCACTTGATGAATTAAAACAAAAACTTCGTAAAGACACTATATTAGTTTCTGTTATGGCAGTAAACAATGAAGTAGGGAGCATGACAGATGTTCAAGAAGTAGCCCGAATAACAAAAAAATATTCGAGTGCTTACGTTCATATTGATGGAGTTCAGGCGCTCGCGAGACATGATTTCCCTATGAAACAAATTGACAGTGTTTCCTATTCTGCGCATAAAATTTATGGATTAAAGGGAAGCGGACTTCTTGTGAAAAAAGCAAATGTTAATTGCTTGCCACTTGTAAATGGGGGACAGCAAGAAGGCGGCCTACGTGGTGGAACATTGGATAATGTTTCTGCGATTTTATGGGCTAAAACACTCCGTTTAGCAGTTGAAGACCACAAACGTTCAATTAATGATATAATACGCATGAATAAATTTTTATACGATACTTTTGATGGAATGGAGAACATCCACATTAACTCAGATATTAACGGTTCGCCGTATATCTTTAATATGTCTGTTTTAAATGTTGGATCGGAAATAATGATGAATGGATTAAATGCAAAAGGCATTTACGTATCTGCACAAAGTACGTGTAATTCGAAATCGTTGGAACCTTCACATGTATTAAAAGCCATGGGTTGTGATGAAACGTGCGCACTGACAAGTGTACGCATTAGTTTATCGCATTTAACAACAATGGAAGAACTCGAAAAAGTTTGTGAAACAATATTGGAGATTAAAAATTATGTACAACACTAA
- the thiI gene encoding tRNA uracil 4-sulfurtransferase ThiI translates to MYNTNYEFIVCRYGELSTKGKNRRNFTAQLVRNVRSQLVAFPNLTYRETYDRLYITLNGEDGLAVSDELRHVFGLSSFSLAVKVERDLDLIADVAAEMIQKEEGKATFKVIARRHDKSYEHISDVINRHVATKILQTTDFKVDVRKPDVGIIIEVRSDSAYIMMGRVEGAGGYPVGIQGKVMVMLSGGIDSPVAAYLMMKRGVRIEAIHFASPPYTSDEAQKKVMDLAQQLTNYQDHIRINVVPFTDVQLEIYKKVPESYAITMMRRFMLRIAERLAFRRNCLAIANGESLGQVASQTLHSMKEITNIGTLPILRPLITYDKVEIIDLARKIDTYETSILPFEDCCTIFTPKNPTTKPHGDKILRFEEGLDIDALVDEAIKNIEVVEVTKKKQEDTPSFL, encoded by the coding sequence ATGTACAACACTAATTATGAATTTATTGTTTGCCGCTATGGTGAACTGTCAACAAAAGGGAAAAATCGTCGTAACTTTACAGCGCAACTTGTGCGTAATGTACGCTCGCAACTTGTTGCATTCCCAAATCTCACATATCGTGAGACGTATGACCGTCTTTATATCACTTTAAACGGTGAAGATGGCCTTGCCGTAAGTGATGAACTTCGTCACGTATTTGGTTTGAGTTCTTTTTCTCTTGCAGTTAAAGTGGAACGAGACCTTGATCTTATTGCTGATGTAGCTGCAGAAATGATTCAAAAAGAAGAAGGCAAAGCAACTTTTAAAGTTATTGCACGTCGTCATGACAAATCTTACGAACATATTTCAGATGTAATTAACCGCCATGTTGCAACGAAAATATTACAAACAACAGACTTTAAAGTTGATGTGCGTAAACCAGATGTAGGAATTATCATCGAAGTTCGCAGTGACTCAGCATACATTATGATGGGGCGGGTTGAAGGTGCTGGTGGATATCCCGTTGGAATCCAAGGTAAAGTTATGGTTATGCTTTCAGGTGGAATCGATTCTCCTGTAGCTGCATATCTTATGATGAAGCGTGGTGTCCGTATTGAAGCAATTCATTTTGCATCACCACCATATACTTCAGATGAAGCACAAAAAAAAGTTATGGATCTTGCGCAACAACTTACAAATTACCAAGACCACATTCGCATTAATGTTGTGCCATTTACCGATGTACAACTTGAAATTTATAAAAAAGTGCCAGAAAGTTATGCGATCACTATGATGCGTCGCTTTATGTTGCGTATTGCTGAGCGTCTTGCATTCCGACGCAATTGCTTAGCAATTGCGAACGGTGAAAGCTTGGGGCAAGTTGCATCACAAACACTTCATAGTATGAAAGAAATTACGAATATTGGAACCTTGCCAATCTTACGTCCACTCATTACATACGATAAAGTTGAAATCATTGATTTAGCTCGTAAAATTGATACGTATGAAACATCAATTTTACCATTTGAAGATTGTTGTACAATTTTTACACCTAAAAACCCTACAACGAAACCTCATGGGGATAAAATTTTACGATTTGAAGAGGGACTCGATATTGATGCGCTTGTTGATGAAGCAATCAAAAATATCGAAGTAGTAGAAGTTACAAAGAAAAAACAAGAAGATACACCATCGTTCTTATAG
- the ffh gene encoding signal recognition particle protein: MAFDNLTNRLQDTFRNMTGKGKLSEKNITDALSEIRISLLEADVSLDVINELLEHTRSEALGMKVTRDVEPSQMFVKIVNDKLIEILGEEKSELNFNQKPGILMMVGLQGSGKTTTIAKIANKLNKEGKKVLLVAADLARPAAIEQLKILGTQIGVEVFAQENSTPVEVVKNALAHGKDFDLILIDTAGRLQIDDALMQQLVDIQALTKPDEILLSVDAMSGQDVIHVANGFKEKLNITGLVATKFDGDSRGGSILSVRYMTQVPVKFVGVGEGIEELDEFYPDRTASRILGMGDIVSLVEKAQEKMDIEASERSAERMMKGQFTLDDMLIQLQQVSKMGPLSGLMKMMPGANQLAGQIDDADASSTMKKTEAMILSMTPEERNDPKIIRSTRKRRIAEGSGTSTTDVNRLLSQYEKMQKQMKMLSRFMGK, encoded by the coding sequence ATGGCATTCGATAATTTAACAAACCGATTACAAGATACATTTAGAAATATGACCGGAAAGGGAAAACTTTCTGAAAAAAATATAACTGATGCTTTAAGTGAAATTCGAATTTCACTTTTAGAAGCAGACGTAAGCTTAGATGTTATTAATGAACTTTTAGAACATACTCGTAGTGAAGCACTTGGAATGAAAGTTACACGTGATGTGGAACCTTCTCAAATGTTTGTAAAGATTGTTAATGATAAATTAATTGAAATTTTAGGTGAAGAAAAGTCTGAACTGAATTTTAATCAAAAACCAGGAATTTTAATGATGGTTGGTTTGCAAGGTTCAGGGAAAACAACTACAATTGCTAAAATTGCAAACAAACTTAACAAAGAAGGAAAAAAAGTATTGTTGGTTGCAGCTGACTTAGCACGTCCAGCAGCGATTGAGCAACTCAAAATACTTGGTACGCAAATCGGTGTTGAAGTATTTGCACAAGAAAACAGTACACCTGTTGAAGTTGTAAAGAATGCACTTGCACACGGTAAAGATTTCGATCTTATCCTTATCGATACAGCGGGGCGTTTACAAATTGATGACGCTTTGATGCAACAACTTGTAGACATTCAAGCACTTACAAAACCTGATGAGATTTTACTCAGTGTTGATGCAATGAGTGGTCAGGATGTAATTCATGTCGCTAATGGGTTTAAAGAGAAATTAAATATTACAGGGTTAGTCGCTACAAAATTTGACGGTGATTCCCGTGGTGGCTCAATTCTTTCGGTTCGTTATATGACCCAAGTCCCTGTAAAATTTGTCGGGGTTGGTGAAGGTATTGAAGAGTTGGATGAGTTTTATCCAGATCGAACCGCTTCTCGTATCTTAGGTATGGGAGATATCGTAAGTCTTGTAGAAAAAGCACAAGAAAAAATGGATATTGAAGCTTCTGAGCGTTCAGCAGAGCGCATGATGAAGGGGCAATTTACACTTGATGACATGTTAATTCAATTGCAACAAGTCTCTAAGATGGGGCCATTATCAGGGCTTATGAAAATGATGCCAGGTGCTAACCAATTAGCAGGGCAAATCGATGATGCAGATGCTTCAAGTACGATGAAGAAAACAGAAGCAATGATTTTAAGTATGACGCCTGAAGAACGCAATGATCCTAAAATTATTCGTTCAACACGTAAACGTCGTATTGCTGAGGGTTCTGGTACATCTACAACAGATGTTAACCGTCTGTTAAGCCAATATGAAAAAATGCAAAAACAGATGAAGATGTTATCTCGTTTCATGGGGAAATAG
- the rplS gene encoding 50S ribosomal protein L19, whose product MSLALVQEITKSQLRNDIPEFRPGCTVRVDVKIQEGGKTRIQAFEGVVIKTQGTGISESFTVRKMSSGIGVERTFPINSPIIDSVTVLRKGKVRRSKLYYLRDRSGKSARIKEIR is encoded by the coding sequence ATGTCATTAGCATTAGTACAAGAAATTACAAAGTCACAATTACGTAACGACATTCCTGAATTCCGTCCTGGATGTACAGTACGCGTAGACGTTAAGATCCAAGAAGGTGGAAAGACACGTATTCAAGCATTTGAAGGTGTTGTTATTAAAACTCAAGGAACTGGAATCTCAGAATCATTTACAGTTCGTAAAATGTCATCAGGAATTGGTGTGGAACGTACATTCCCAATCAACTCACCTATTATTGACAGCGTAACTGTATTACGTAAAGGTAAAGTACGTCGTTCAAAACTATACTACTTACGTGACCGTTCAGGTAAATCAGCACGTATTAAAGAAATTCGTTAG
- the lepB gene encoding signal peptidase I — protein sequence MNKGDDKFLIAVKDFIKSMVISLVLVILVTQFIARPVRVEGLSMYPSLNDKELGFSNILSMKMKDPERFDVLVLYLDSQKKHIVKRVIGLPGEVVEIRDEKLYIDGKEVEQPFLDTDYVREMTSTGKEFSRDFGPIKVPEGEYFMLGDNRIRSSDSRDYGTFKRDAIKSKDVFVFVPFNKIRTVGK from the coding sequence ATGAATAAAGGCGATGATAAGTTTTTAATCGCGGTTAAAGACTTTATTAAAAGCATGGTAATTAGTCTTGTTTTAGTTATTTTAGTAACGCAATTTATTGCGCGTCCTGTTCGGGTAGAAGGTTTATCCATGTACCCGAGTCTTAACGATAAAGAATTAGGCTTTTCAAATATTTTAAGCATGAAAATGAAAGATCCAGAGCGCTTTGATGTTCTTGTGCTCTATCTTGATTCGCAAAAAAAACATATTGTGAAACGTGTTATTGGTTTGCCCGGTGAAGTTGTGGAAATTCGTGATGAGAAGTTGTACATCGATGGAAAAGAAGTTGAACAACCGTTCTTAGATACGGATTACGTTCGAGAAATGACTTCAACGGGAAAAGAGTTTTCACGTGATTTTGGTCCGATTAAAGTTCCTGAGGGTGAGTATTTTATGCTCGGGGACAATCGTATTCGTTCCAGTGACTCACGTGATTATGGAACGTTTAAACGTGATGCAATTAAGAGTAAAGACGTATTTGTCTTTGTTCCATTTAATAAAATAAGAACAGTAGGAAAATAG
- the ylqF gene encoding ribosome biogenesis GTPase YlqF produces MSQVHWFPGHMAKAIRLIEEQIKVVDFVIECRDARAPMSTRNPVLSRSIGQKKRLIVLTKKDLADPKQSEKWVEKLESEGNVVLLVDVINDPVRKMIIEKTDIVLKEKRERDKRRGIRPRTARALIVGVPNVGKSSVINKISARKAAGVENRPGVTQSLKLIRVTQDLELVDTPGVLWPKFESEEMGIICAVIGSVKDTGYPMALVTDYARDYYIQYKPEELKRRYELESFDDFYDQVGRYRGLLGEGGTVNDDKTRVAFLSDIQNGRIGRITWDRL; encoded by the coding sequence ATGTCACAGGTACATTGGTTTCCGGGTCATATGGCAAAAGCGATTCGATTGATTGAAGAACAAATCAAAGTCGTTGATTTTGTCATCGAATGTCGTGATGCACGTGCACCGATGTCGACTCGAAATCCTGTTTTGTCACGGTCAATTGGACAAAAGAAACGTCTTATTGTTTTGACAAAGAAAGATTTAGCGGACCCAAAGCAAAGTGAAAAATGGGTAGAAAAGCTCGAATCTGAAGGGAATGTCGTACTTTTGGTGGACGTTATTAACGATCCCGTACGTAAAATGATTATTGAAAAGACGGATATCGTCTTAAAAGAGAAACGTGAACGCGATAAACGTCGTGGGATTCGTCCTCGAACTGCACGTGCATTAATTGTAGGTGTTCCTAATGTTGGGAAATCCAGCGTTATAAATAAAATATCTGCACGTAAAGCTGCAGGTGTTGAAAATAGACCGGGTGTTACACAATCACTAAAACTGATTCGCGTAACACAAGATCTTGAATTGGTTGATACACCAGGTGTATTATGGCCAAAATTTGAAAGTGAAGAGATGGGTATTATTTGTGCTGTTATTGGATCGGTTAAAGATACTGGGTATCCAATGGCGCTTGTCACTGATTATGCACGTGACTATTACATTCAATATAAACCCGAAGAATTAAAGCGACGATATGAACTCGAATCGTTTGATGATTTTTATGATCAAGTGGGTCGTTATCGCGGACTTCTCGGAGAAGGCGGAACGGTGAATGATGATAAAACGCGCGTTGCATTTTTAAGTGATATTCAAAATGGACGGATTGGACGCATTACATGGGATCGCTTATAG
- a CDS encoding ribonuclease HII, giving the protein MGSLIDEFEVNYWEQGKLVVGIDEAGRGPMAGPCVVSGVIFPKGYYDARINDSKQLSEKQRDELVSIIESNALWTFTEIIPVDIIDRDNIYRATQNAMKKIAIESKADIVLTDAMPLDDIAIPVEAIVKGDARSLSIAAASILAKTVRDGLMKVYDLEFPEYGFAKHKGYGTKQHKEAILKFGRCPIHRKSFRFKDETQISFDI; this is encoded by the coding sequence ATGGGATCGCTTATAGATGAATTTGAAGTCAATTATTGGGAACAAGGGAAACTTGTTGTCGGGATTGACGAAGCGGGTCGTGGCCCGATGGCGGGTCCTTGTGTCGTATCAGGTGTTATTTTCCCAAAAGGGTATTATGATGCTCGTATTAACGATTCGAAGCAGTTAAGCGAAAAGCAACGCGATGAATTGGTATCGATTATCGAATCGAATGCATTATGGACGTTTACGGAAATAATTCCAGTTGATATTATCGATCGTGATAATATCTATCGTGCAACTCAAAATGCCATGAAAAAAATAGCCATCGAAAGTAAGGCTGATATTGTGTTAACGGATGCGATGCCATTAGATGATATCGCGATTCCAGTTGAGGCAATTGTTAAAGGTGATGCGCGTTCACTTTCGATAGCGGCTGCAAGCATTCTTGCTAAAACAGTTCGAGATGGTCTGATGAAAGTTTACGATCTTGAGTTTCCAGAGTATGGTTTTGCCAAACATAAAGGATACGGTACGAAACAACATAAAGAAGCAATTCTTAAATTTGGTCGTTGCCCCATTCATCGTAAATCTTTTCGATTTAAAGACGAGACACAAATATCATTTGATATTTAG
- the dprA gene encoding DNA-processing protein DprA has protein sequence MRNYLKNLAIHLRGDYPSICRFIHEGRNVPSYEYQGNYICYGDRAYPSSFYELDCPPFVIFYEGNLSFLNEQCIAVIGSRTPSEYALRMTEAFVGNVREHYTIVSGLAYGIDITAHRAALDFQSIAVVGCGLDICYPSKHRVEFEFMKNNHLVISEYPKGVHPHKHYFPFRNRLIAALSQSVYVMSAFVRSGTMHTVNEALKLNRRVICLPHNLDDITGAGCNLLIQEGAEVLTNLEDLSNI, from the coding sequence GTGAGAAATTACTTAAAAAATCTTGCAATACATTTACGAGGGGATTATCCTAGTATATGTCGTTTCATTCATGAGGGTCGTAATGTTCCCTCCTATGAGTATCAAGGAAATTATATTTGTTATGGTGATCGCGCTTATCCAAGTAGTTTTTATGAATTGGATTGTCCGCCATTTGTAATTTTTTATGAAGGGAATCTTTCATTTTTAAATGAACAATGTATTGCTGTAATTGGTTCAAGAACTCCCAGCGAATATGCACTAAGAATGACTGAGGCTTTTGTTGGAAATGTAAGGGAGCATTATACAATTGTTTCAGGTCTTGCATATGGTATTGATATCACAGCACATCGAGCAGCACTTGATTTTCAATCGATAGCTGTGGTAGGGTGTGGTTTAGATATATGTTACCCCTCAAAGCATCGAGTTGAGTTTGAATTTATGAAAAATAATCATTTAGTCATTTCGGAGTATCCAAAGGGTGTGCATCCGCATAAGCATTATTTTCCTTTTCGAAATCGATTGATTGCCGCTTTGTCTCAAAGTGTGTATGTCATGAGTGCATTTGTTCGCAGTGGAACTATGCACACGGTTAATGAAGCATTAAAGTTGAACCGAAGAGTTATATGTCTTCCTCATAATCTTGATGATATCACAGGTGCTGGATGCAACCTTTTGATTCAAGAGGGAGCCGAGGTGTTGACAAACCTCGAAGATTTATCCAATATATAA